The Pseudodesulfovibrio sp. zrk46 genome contains a region encoding:
- a CDS encoding cytochrome c biogenesis protein CcdA, giving the protein MLNAVALNGENNYMSALCLSTTCFHFLHFFSMKISKPFITLFFTLFLALAWTPAYAQITPKTIPMTMPVEAYRLDKSTLLLTLSLDMAPEWYTYADNPGGMGKPTRLSGSSAAGNAILPRYPVPIVKPDAYDPSVMVNTYKSGTKLFAVVPADAPIFPIKLRIDLLLCHPTRCIPVRRDITYGEQGLDIASLPAAQDQPWWPTYKSLAREDAAPSESTATEITESGYVQWNFTPEYMQPGLEVRSLLSAILMGLLAGLILNIMPCVLPVVSLKLSAILNSTNAESEEERIANFREHNVFFALGILAFFLFLAIILGGTGQAWGALFQKKWLVLTVAGVIFALSLSLFGLFHLPVIDLKFGAESKNPRVKAFFTGNLTTLLATPCSGPFLGGVLSWALVQGPILIATVFISIGIGMSLPYILLIINPSLSRYLPKGGPWIEYVEKGIAFFLVATAFYLVSIALGDTALRILAPLWAILLGGWLWVQTKDSLPSRKWIIRIVCIALFVGLLVWTTPAPVEDSVWEPFDAVELSQRIGKEKLFVDFTADWCPTCKALEATVLTPANIQRWKQKYGVKFIKVDLTERNIEAEALLRALGSMSIPTAALFSPGPDSNSPIVLRDLFTESQLENILKSWKK; this is encoded by the coding sequence GTGCTAAACGCGGTTGCGCTCAACGGAGAGAATAACTATATGTCAGCCTTGTGTTTGTCAACAACATGTTTTCACTTTTTACATTTTTTTTCGATGAAGATAAGCAAGCCATTTATCACACTGTTTTTCACGCTCTTCCTGGCCCTGGCCTGGACGCCTGCGTACGCCCAAATAACGCCTAAAACGATTCCCATGACCATGCCCGTGGAGGCTTATAGGCTGGACAAATCCACCTTGCTTCTGACGCTCTCCCTCGACATGGCTCCAGAGTGGTATACCTACGCGGACAATCCTGGCGGCATGGGCAAACCGACCCGTCTCTCGGGAAGCTCTGCAGCTGGCAACGCGATTTTGCCCCGTTACCCCGTACCTATAGTTAAGCCAGACGCCTACGATCCAAGCGTCATGGTCAATACGTATAAAAGCGGCACAAAACTCTTTGCAGTTGTGCCAGCCGACGCTCCCATTTTCCCCATTAAGCTCCGTATCGACCTTCTTCTTTGCCATCCCACAAGATGCATTCCTGTACGCCGAGACATAACCTATGGCGAACAAGGGCTCGACATAGCCTCCCTTCCGGCCGCACAAGACCAACCTTGGTGGCCAACATATAAATCTCTTGCAAGAGAAGACGCTGCGCCTTCAGAATCAACAGCTACAGAAATCACCGAAAGTGGCTACGTTCAATGGAACTTCACTCCTGAATACATGCAGCCGGGCCTTGAAGTTCGCAGTCTCCTCTCCGCCATACTCATGGGACTGTTGGCCGGGCTAATCCTCAATATCATGCCCTGCGTCCTCCCCGTGGTCAGTCTCAAGCTTTCGGCAATTCTGAACTCAACCAACGCTGAAAGTGAAGAGGAGCGAATAGCAAATTTCCGGGAACACAATGTCTTTTTTGCTCTCGGAATTCTGGCCTTCTTTCTCTTCCTTGCCATTATCCTTGGCGGTACAGGACAAGCTTGGGGCGCCCTTTTCCAAAAGAAATGGCTCGTGCTCACAGTTGCAGGGGTGATCTTCGCCTTATCACTCAGCTTGTTCGGCCTATTCCATCTGCCAGTCATTGACCTGAAATTCGGAGCAGAAAGCAAGAACCCACGCGTCAAAGCCTTCTTCACAGGCAATCTGACAACGCTCCTTGCAACCCCATGCAGCGGCCCGTTCCTTGGTGGAGTACTGAGCTGGGCTCTGGTTCAAGGACCAATCCTCATTGCCACGGTATTCATTTCAATAGGTATAGGGATGTCCCTTCCCTACATACTCTTGATCATCAACCCGAGTCTGTCACGATATCTTCCTAAGGGTGGGCCATGGATCGAATACGTTGAAAAGGGCATAGCTTTTTTTCTCGTAGCAACAGCCTTCTACCTTGTGTCCATCGCTCTAGGCGACACCGCTCTGCGCATTCTAGCTCCACTTTGGGCCATACTCCTCGGGGGATGGCTTTGGGTACAAACCAAAGACTCCCTTCCCTCACGCAAATGGATCATACGTATTGTCTGCATAGCCCTCTTTGTTGGCCTGCTTGTCTGGACAACTCCTGCACCAGTTGAAGACTCAGTATGGGAACCATTTGACGCAGTTGAACTGAGCCAACGAATCGGAAAAGAAAAACTATTTGTGGACTTCACTGCTGATTGGTGTCCCACCTGCAAAGCGCTGGAAGCGACAGTACTTACTCCAGCCAATATCCAACGCTGGAAGCAAAAGTACGGTGTCAAATTTATCAAGGTTGATTTAACTGAACGCAATATCGAAGCTGAGGCCCTACTTCGTGCCCTTGGCTCCATGTCTATTCCAACGGCTGCACTCTTCTCCCCCGGTCCCGATAGTAACTCCCCCATAGTGCTGCGCGACCTCTTCACCGAGTCGCAACTTGAAAACATCTTGAAATCGTGGAAGAAGTAG
- a CDS encoding iron-containing alcohol dehydrogenase: MLNFQYYMPTRLIFGPDTLNQLGDTPHLPRGKKAMIVIGESGIMIKLGYLSRVQSLLAKQDVQTIVYDKIQPNPESKHVDEAAALCREHGVDFVVGLGGGSTIDSAKAIAFMAANSGLYWDYMASGTGGCKEPENDAIPIVAIPTTAGTGTEADPWTVITKQDCAEKIGWGNDSTFPTISIVDPQLMLSVPPKQTAYTGMDAFFHAVEAYLATCRQPASDALALEAVHLIAHTLPEAVANGDNLEARTVMAWASTAAGLCESYSSCISHHSLEHALSAFHPDLPHGAGLTLISRAYFGFLAACGEERLADLALAMGDTLEEDIEEDVPGVAFLDALDNLINACGLGDEKLTDYGVTREEIPALAENAITTMGALFDITPVQMNMDDVVAIFEAAFDLGEEETAE, from the coding sequence ATGCTTAATTTTCAATATTATATGCCCACACGCCTTATATTTGGCCCCGACACTCTCAATCAGCTTGGCGACACGCCACACCTGCCTCGCGGCAAGAAAGCCATGATCGTCATCGGCGAATCCGGCATCATGATAAAGCTCGGATATCTTTCCCGTGTACAAAGTCTACTCGCAAAACAAGACGTTCAGACCATTGTGTATGACAAGATCCAGCCAAATCCAGAATCCAAGCACGTTGACGAAGCAGCAGCACTCTGCCGTGAACACGGCGTAGACTTCGTAGTAGGCCTCGGCGGTGGTTCCACCATCGATTCTGCAAAGGCAATCGCCTTCATGGCCGCAAACTCAGGTCTTTACTGGGACTACATGGCCTCTGGAACTGGTGGCTGCAAAGAGCCTGAAAACGATGCTATCCCCATCGTAGCCATTCCGACCACTGCAGGAACAGGCACTGAAGCCGACCCATGGACCGTCATCACCAAGCAGGATTGCGCTGAGAAGATCGGCTGGGGCAACGATTCCACTTTTCCCACTATTTCCATCGTTGACCCACAATTGATGCTTTCGGTGCCTCCCAAGCAGACAGCATACACCGGCATGGATGCATTTTTCCATGCAGTAGAGGCTTACCTCGCAACCTGCCGTCAGCCAGCAAGCGACGCTCTGGCCCTGGAAGCAGTGCACCTCATCGCACACACGCTGCCCGAAGCCGTAGCCAATGGAGATAATCTCGAAGCTCGCACCGTAATGGCTTGGGCTTCCACCGCAGCTGGACTTTGCGAGTCGTACTCTTCCTGTATCTCCCACCACTCTCTTGAACACGCTTTGTCGGCATTTCACCCAGACCTGCCACATGGCGCAGGTTTGACCCTCATTTCCAGAGCCTATTTTGGATTCCTTGCTGCTTGCGGAGAAGAACGCCTCGCCGATCTGGCTCTCGCAATGGGCGACACCCTCGAGGAGGACATTGAAGAGGATGTCCCGGGTGTGGCATTCCTCGATGCTTTGGACAACCTTATCAATGCGTGTGGGCTTGGAGATGAGAAACTCACCGACTATGGAGTTACGCGCGAGGAAATACCTGCGCTGGCTGAAAATGCCATCACCACCATGGGCGCACTGTTCGACATTACTCCCGTCCAGATGAACATGGATGACGTAGTCGCCATCTTCGAAGCCGCATTTGATTTGGGCGAAGAAGAGACGGCAGAATAA
- a CDS encoding Xaa-Pro peptidase family protein translates to MFEPTRHIPAEELLRRQNAVRAHLQTVAPEAGGILVFSRLNIYYLTGTFGQGVLWLPLEGEPVLMIRKGVNRARLESPLQHIESFKSYSELPAVAAEKGSPFTGTLAAVMSGLTWQLGNMLAAKLKDYTIVSGDHAVALAKMVKSEFELDILRRCGALHHECLYDILPQKMRPGMTEREISHLAWEAFFSKGHMGILRMQAHGEEAFLGHVAAGDSGNYPSAFNGPLGLRGEHPGSALMGNANKVWEKGEPLMLDIGFQLEGYHTDKTQAYFAGSASAIPDEVRKAHEFCMEMQAWMCANAKPGVIVSSLYEHCIEQANARGFAEGFMGLDENQVPFVGHGIGLTIDEFPPIAKGFDLPLEKGMVIALEPKQGVRGVAMVGVENTFEITEDGCRCITGDSYEMVPVE, encoded by the coding sequence ATGTTCGAACCGACCCGCCACATTCCAGCGGAAGAATTGCTGCGTCGTCAGAATGCAGTAAGAGCCCATTTGCAGACAGTTGCCCCTGAAGCTGGTGGTATTCTTGTTTTTTCACGCCTCAATATTTATTATCTGACCGGTACCTTTGGTCAGGGTGTGCTGTGGCTGCCTTTAGAAGGTGAGCCTGTATTGATGATTCGTAAGGGTGTGAATCGGGCCCGCTTGGAGTCTCCTCTCCAGCATATTGAGTCGTTTAAATCTTATTCAGAATTACCAGCTGTTGCCGCTGAAAAAGGAAGTCCTTTCACCGGCACTTTGGCTGCGGTCATGTCTGGCCTTACTTGGCAGCTTGGCAATATGCTGGCTGCTAAGCTTAAGGACTACACCATCGTCTCAGGCGATCATGCTGTTGCTCTTGCCAAGATGGTTAAGTCTGAATTCGAGTTGGACATTCTTCGTCGTTGTGGTGCACTGCATCATGAGTGTCTTTACGATATCCTTCCGCAGAAGATGCGCCCCGGTATGACGGAGCGCGAGATCTCTCACCTTGCATGGGAGGCTTTCTTCTCAAAGGGGCACATGGGCATCTTGCGCATGCAGGCACATGGTGAGGAAGCATTTCTTGGTCATGTAGCAGCTGGAGATTCCGGCAACTACCCCAGTGCGTTTAATGGTCCCCTTGGCCTTCGAGGTGAACACCCCGGTTCTGCCCTGATGGGCAACGCCAATAAGGTTTGGGAAAAGGGAGAGCCTTTGATGCTCGACATCGGTTTTCAGTTGGAAGGTTATCACACTGATAAAACCCAAGCCTATTTTGCGGGTAGCGCATCTGCCATTCCTGACGAAGTACGTAAAGCTCATGAGTTCTGCATGGAAATGCAGGCTTGGATGTGTGCAAACGCTAAGCCCGGCGTTATTGTCAGTTCTCTTTATGAGCATTGTATCGAGCAGGCAAACGCTCGTGGTTTTGCAGAGGGCTTCATGGGATTGGATGAGAATCAGGTTCCATTTGTCGGCCATGGCATTGGACTTACTATCGATGAATTTCCTCCCATTGCAAAAGGCTTCGACCTGCCGCTAGAGAAGGGCATGGTTATCGCTTTGGAGCCCAAGCAGGGTGTGCGTGGTGTTGCAATGGTGGGCGTTGAGAACACTTTTGAGATCACCGAGGACGGCTGCCGTTGCATCACTGGTGATTCTTACGAGATGGTACCTGTTGAATAA
- a CDS encoding CoA-binding protein: protein MLYNDKELSALLREVKTIAVVGAVDKPGRPVDGVGREMIEMGFDIIPVHPVRKDVWGLETYKTVTDIPTPVDVVDLFRAAQFCPDHAREVLKMDPLPKVFWMQSGIISAEAREILADSGITVIEDRCLKVEFQRFGITR, encoded by the coding sequence ATGCTGTACAACGACAAAGAGCTATCCGCCTTGCTCCGCGAGGTCAAGACCATCGCAGTGGTAGGCGCTGTGGACAAACCTGGCCGTCCGGTGGACGGTGTGGGCCGCGAAATGATTGAAATGGGTTTTGATATTATCCCGGTTCACCCGGTTCGCAAAGACGTCTGGGGGCTAGAGACGTATAAGACTGTCACTGACATTCCTACACCCGTGGACGTGGTTGACCTGTTCCGAGCAGCCCAATTCTGCCCGGATCACGCGCGCGAAGTGCTTAAAATGGATCCGCTGCCAAAAGTATTCTGGATGCAATCCGGCATCATCAGTGCCGAGGCTCGCGAGATCCTGGCCGACAGTGGTATTACCGTTATCGAGGACCGATGCCTCAAGGTCGAATTTCAACGTTTTGGAATCACCCGATGA
- a CDS encoding YkgJ family cysteine cluster protein produces the protein MSINAFECRMCGHCCHGEGGIVMTEKDQKRLAAHLDISVDELVEKYTEERGGKLHLITGDDGFCFFFKEGCGVHPGRPDICRAWPFFRGNLVDEMSWEMIQEYCPGVNPKAGHKEFVKQGKQYLRDEDLLRYDPDSSPNALISDD, from the coding sequence ATGAGTATTAACGCATTTGAATGCCGCATGTGCGGCCACTGTTGCCACGGTGAAGGCGGCATTGTAATGACTGAGAAAGACCAGAAGCGCCTTGCTGCACATCTCGATATATCCGTCGACGAACTTGTAGAGAAGTACACTGAAGAGCGTGGTGGTAAGCTACACCTTATTACTGGTGACGATGGCTTCTGCTTCTTTTTCAAGGAAGGCTGTGGTGTGCACCCCGGCCGCCCGGATATCTGCCGAGCATGGCCCTTCTTCCGTGGAAATCTCGTGGATGAAATGAGTTGGGAAATGATTCAAGAATACTGTCCTGGAGTTAATCCAAAGGCAGGACACAAAGAGTTTGTCAAACAAGGCAAGCAGTATTTGCGCGATGAAGACCTTTTGCGCTATGATCCCGACTCATCACCCAATGCCCTGATTTCAGACGACTAA
- a CDS encoding J domain-containing protein, whose amino-acid sequence MTLQQCLRVLQLESGAGLDDVKTAFRKLAFKYHPDLNDHPSAGEKFREINEAYVIAKGLLEDSGPKAGPSSSKASEGPTASKAEGAKAYARQQKTKFKAKPTAKKTHHSTRSRNQKFYYKEEEVLKTILNDPFAKKVFEDIYSQIRKEQPGYKGPLELKKKKLQLHWGERTMNLDFTQGISGTIKSWFKGQMDHEQEVYFPAHALMPGRKIRITVEQKFSEGPKTIEVTLPRDFVVGRPIRLKGLGRKLGPITGDLLLKVFAK is encoded by the coding sequence ATGACTCTCCAGCAATGCTTACGGGTACTTCAACTTGAATCCGGTGCCGGGCTGGATGACGTAAAAACAGCCTTTAGAAAACTCGCCTTCAAATACCATCCGGACTTAAACGATCACCCAAGTGCGGGAGAGAAGTTCCGGGAAATTAACGAAGCATATGTCATTGCCAAGGGGCTGCTGGAAGACAGCGGCCCCAAAGCAGGCCCTTCCTCCAGCAAAGCCTCTGAAGGCCCCACGGCATCTAAAGCCGAAGGAGCCAAGGCATACGCCCGTCAGCAAAAGACCAAGTTCAAAGCAAAACCAACGGCGAAAAAAACTCACCACTCAACCCGCTCACGGAATCAGAAATTTTACTACAAAGAAGAGGAAGTCCTCAAGACGATCCTCAACGACCCTTTCGCCAAAAAGGTCTTCGAAGACATCTATAGCCAGATTCGCAAAGAACAACCTGGCTACAAAGGCCCATTGGAGCTGAAAAAGAAAAAGCTCCAGCTTCATTGGGGCGAACGCACCATGAACCTTGATTTTACGCAAGGAATCAGCGGTACCATCAAATCATGGTTCAAGGGGCAGATGGACCATGAGCAAGAAGTCTATTTTCCTGCTCACGCCTTGATGCCTGGTAGAAAAATCCGAATCACAGTCGAGCAGAAATTCAGTGAAGGTCCCAAAACCATCGAAGTAACCCTTCCCCGTGACTTTGTTGTGGGCCGCCCTATTCGCCTCAAAGGACTGGGAAGAAAGCTCGGCCCCATCACAGGTGATCTCCTGCTGAAAGTTTTCGCTAAATAA
- the hisH gene encoding imidazole glycerol phosphate synthase subunit HisH, which translates to MLAIFDYKAGNQTSVHRALESLGIPNKITNDPDELNNAAGIIFPGVGAAGQAMDELSSAGLDEVIKGLIWQKKPVLGICVGCQILLDYSEENDTKALEVIPGECRLFNPSWVDYENITIRVPHMGWNQVELKNECELFAGIDPDADFYFVHSYFPAPSDDFVIATTRYGIDFCSVHGRKGLWAVQFHPEKSGRPGLQLLKNFYNYCQEAADAE; encoded by the coding sequence ATGCTCGCCATATTTGACTACAAAGCAGGAAACCAGACGAGTGTGCATCGTGCACTGGAAAGTTTGGGAATTCCGAACAAAATCACAAACGACCCCGATGAACTGAATAATGCAGCGGGCATCATCTTCCCTGGCGTCGGCGCTGCCGGACAGGCCATGGATGAATTGAGCTCCGCTGGCCTTGATGAAGTCATCAAAGGACTAATCTGGCAGAAGAAACCTGTATTAGGTATCTGCGTAGGCTGTCAGATTCTGCTGGACTATAGTGAAGAGAATGACACAAAGGCACTGGAAGTTATTCCCGGTGAATGTCGCCTCTTCAACCCTTCTTGGGTAGACTACGAGAACATTACTATCCGCGTTCCTCATATGGGATGGAATCAGGTCGAACTCAAAAATGAGTGCGAACTCTTTGCAGGCATAGACCCTGATGCGGACTTCTATTTCGTCCATAGTTATTTCCCGGCTCCATCCGATGACTTTGTCATCGCCACCACTCGCTATGGTATCGACTTCTGCTCCGTCCATGGCCGCAAAGGTCTCTGGGCTGTGCAATTCCACCCGGAAAAGAGCGGACGCCCGGGACTGCAGCTCCTCAAGAACTTTTACAACTACTGCCAGGAGGCCGCCGATGCTGAGTAA
- the hisF gene encoding imidazole glycerol phosphate synthase subunit HisF: MLSKRVIPCLDVRNGRLTKGIKFKGNVDIGDPVETAKKYYEEGADEIVFYDITASHEARGIFLDVVEKVASQIFIPFSVGGGINTVDDMRDVLIAGAEKVSVNSGAVKNPDIISEGAVRFGSQCVVLGMDVKRVEKSEQIPSGFEIVIHGGRKFMGIDAIEWAKTGEALGAGEICLNSIDADGVKTGYDLELTRLVAESVTIPVIASGGAGNPQHMVDAVTKGRATAALIASIVHYGEYTIPEIKKYMHEAGVQTRTVW, from the coding sequence ATGCTGAGTAAGCGCGTCATCCCCTGCCTCGACGTCCGGAATGGGCGCCTCACTAAGGGCATTAAGTTCAAAGGCAATGTTGATATCGGCGATCCAGTTGAGACCGCCAAAAAATATTATGAAGAAGGCGCAGACGAAATCGTTTTCTATGATATCACGGCTTCACATGAAGCCCGCGGCATTTTCCTCGACGTAGTCGAAAAGGTAGCCTCGCAGATATTCATCCCCTTCTCTGTTGGAGGAGGCATCAACACTGTAGACGACATGCGTGATGTCCTCATAGCCGGCGCAGAAAAAGTTTCCGTTAACTCCGGTGCGGTTAAGAACCCTGATATCATCAGTGAAGGTGCTGTGCGCTTTGGTTCTCAATGTGTTGTTCTCGGCATGGACGTCAAACGCGTCGAAAAGTCCGAACAGATTCCCTCCGGTTTCGAGATCGTCATTCACGGCGGTCGTAAGTTTATGGGAATTGACGCCATTGAATGGGCCAAGACCGGCGAAGCCCTCGGAGCTGGCGAGATCTGCCTGAATTCCATTGACGCAGACGGCGTGAAGACCGGTTATGATCTGGAACTCACTCGTCTTGTGGCCGAGTCCGTCACCATCCCGGTAATCGCCTCTGGTGGCGCTGGTAATCCGCAACATATGGTTGACGCTGTGACCAAAGGTCGCGCGACAGCAGCACTCATTGCCTCCATCGTCCACTATGGCGAGTACACAATTCCTGAAATCAAAAAATACATGCACGAGGCAGGCGTACAAACACGAACTGTCTGGTAA
- the moaC gene encoding cyclic pyranopterin monophosphate synthase MoaC: MSDGFSHMDSDGNAHMVDVSAKNDSQRTAIVQCIVRLAPDTLNLLKENALPKGDVLTTAKIAGIQAAKRTADMIPMCHPLPISYVDVRFTVNDADVTIELECEVRTTYKTGVEMEALVGAQVAAATIYDMCKAVQKDIVIDNCRLVFKSGGKSGTFKAD; the protein is encoded by the coding sequence GTGTCTGACGGTTTCTCGCATATGGATAGTGATGGCAACGCTCACATGGTGGACGTATCGGCTAAAAATGACAGCCAGCGAACTGCCATAGTGCAGTGTATCGTACGTCTCGCTCCTGATACTTTGAATCTTCTCAAGGAGAATGCTCTTCCCAAGGGAGACGTTCTGACTACTGCTAAGATTGCCGGTATTCAGGCAGCCAAACGTACGGCAGACATGATCCCTATGTGCCATCCTCTGCCAATTAGTTACGTGGATGTTCGTTTCACTGTGAATGATGCCGATGTAACTATTGAGCTTGAGTGCGAGGTGCGTACCACCTACAAGACTGGCGTGGAAATGGAGGCGCTGGTTGGTGCTCAGGTGGCTGCTGCAACCATCTATGATATGTGTAAAGCGGTTCAGAAGGATATTGTCATCGATAACTGCCGGCTTGTATTCAAGAGTGGTGGTAAGAGTGGCACTTTTAAAGCCGACTAG
- the dnaJ gene encoding molecular chaperone DnaJ, giving the protein MSKRDFYEILGVSREASQDEIKSAYRKLAFKYHPDRNQDDPDAESKFKEAAEAYEILGNDEKRQAYDRFGHDGVNGNGYGGFSSNEDIFGAFSDIFGEVFGFSAGGRGGVNRPRPGADLRYNLTISFREAAKGAEVDITIPVEQECDTCHGTGAAPGTTPQTCSHCGGTGTIQQAQGFFRIQAPCPSCRGAGQIVTDPCDECMGRGSVIKDKDLKVRIPAGVDNNSRLRLRGEGEAGTNGGPPGDLYVVIRVEADKVFERQGQNLIISRDISFVEASLGHRLEVPTLDEPVNLDIPKGTQSGEVFRLRGLGLPHLGSAHKGDLLVEVKVNTPTHLNSKQEALLREFAEIEEGKLTNKAKGFFKKAKDKVMGE; this is encoded by the coding sequence ATGTCTAAGCGCGACTTCTATGAAATCCTGGGGGTCTCTCGTGAAGCCTCTCAGGATGAGATCAAATCGGCTTACCGCAAACTTGCTTTCAAGTACCATCCCGATCGTAATCAGGATGATCCTGATGCGGAATCCAAGTTCAAAGAAGCAGCTGAAGCTTATGAGATTCTTGGTAACGACGAGAAACGTCAGGCTTATGATCGTTTCGGCCACGACGGTGTAAACGGTAACGGCTATGGTGGTTTCTCCAGTAATGAGGATATCTTTGGTGCTTTCAGTGATATCTTTGGCGAAGTGTTCGGCTTCTCCGCTGGTGGCCGTGGTGGGGTTAATCGTCCTCGTCCCGGTGCTGATCTCCGTTATAATTTGACCATCTCCTTCCGTGAGGCGGCCAAGGGAGCGGAAGTCGATATCACTATTCCGGTAGAGCAAGAGTGTGACACTTGCCACGGTACTGGTGCAGCTCCGGGTACAACTCCCCAGACTTGTTCTCACTGTGGTGGAACCGGTACCATTCAGCAGGCTCAGGGCTTTTTCCGTATTCAGGCTCCTTGTCCCAGTTGTCGCGGTGCTGGTCAGATTGTTACTGACCCATGTGACGAATGTATGGGGCGCGGTAGTGTCATCAAGGATAAGGATCTAAAGGTTCGTATTCCTGCTGGTGTGGACAACAACTCCCGTTTGCGTCTGCGTGGCGAGGGTGAAGCCGGAACCAATGGTGGCCCCCCGGGTGACCTTTATGTCGTCATTCGTGTTGAGGCCGATAAAGTTTTCGAACGTCAGGGTCAGAATCTGATTATCAGCCGGGACATCTCATTCGTTGAAGCCTCTTTGGGCCATCGTCTTGAGGTGCCTACGCTGGATGAGCCGGTGAACCTTGATATTCCCAAGGGCACACAGAGCGGTGAAGTCTTCCGTCTGAGAGGTCTAGGATTGCCTCATCTTGGCAGTGCTCATAAGGGAGACTTGCTTGTTGAGGTCAAGGTTAACACTCCAACTCACCTCAATTCCAAGCAGGAGGCTTTGCTTCGCGAGTTTGCTGAGATTGAGGAAGGGAAGTTGACCAATAAGGCCAAAGGGTTCTTTAAAAAGGCCAAAGACAAGGTCATGGGAGAGTAA
- the rpoZ gene encoding DNA-directed RNA polymerase subunit omega, translating to MARITVEDCLAKVSNRFLITQMGIKRVKQYREGYEPLVESKNKEIVSSLREIAAGKVLPEHTLEGVTFEVESGDADK from the coding sequence ATGGCACGCATCACAGTCGAAGATTGTCTGGCAAAGGTCAGCAACCGTTTCCTCATTACCCAGATGGGTATTAAGCGCGTCAAGCAGTACCGCGAAGGTTACGAGCCTCTCGTGGAGTCCAAGAACAAAGAAATAGTAAGTTCGCTTCGTGAAATTGCTGCTGGTAAAGTTCTGCCTGAGCATACTCTCGAAGGTGTTACCTTCGAAGTAGAATCCGGAGACGCTGACAAATAA